In Desulfovibrio sp. UCD-KL4C, a single genomic region encodes these proteins:
- a CDS encoding ABC transporter ATP-binding protein, giving the protein MLKIEDLHVKIGDKTVINGLDLHIKEGETFILFGPNGSGKTSLLMTLMGFSNYKVTSGKIIFKGKDITYAPIYERARLGVGMSFQRPPTIHGLKTRHLVKMCGNGSNVDVEMLAEKVNMQTFLDRDINAGFSGGEIKRSELLQLMAQNPDMLLFDEPESGVDLENMHLIGKMVRTLLDGEIEPAVDLSMKEQKARSSRSCGLIITHTGHILDYINADRGQVLYNGHLCCEARPRDILEHIRQYGYQECVKCLK; this is encoded by the coding sequence ATGCTTAAGATAGAAGACTTGCACGTCAAAATTGGCGACAAGACGGTCATCAACGGCCTGGACTTACATATAAAAGAAGGGGAAACCTTCATTCTTTTTGGCCCTAACGGATCCGGTAAGACCTCTTTATTAATGACTCTTATGGGTTTTAGTAATTATAAAGTAACTTCTGGTAAAATTATTTTTAAGGGCAAAGATATTACATATGCCCCTATTTATGAACGCGCCCGCCTTGGAGTCGGCATGTCTTTTCAACGTCCGCCGACCATACACGGTCTTAAAACCAGACATTTAGTTAAAATGTGTGGAAATGGATCGAATGTTGATGTTGAAATGCTTGCCGAAAAAGTGAACATGCAGACTTTTCTTGATCGCGATATCAACGCTGGTTTTTCCGGTGGTGAAATTAAAAGATCAGAGCTGCTCCAACTGATGGCGCAGAATCCGGATATGCTTCTTTTCGATGAACCGGAATCCGGTGTTGACCTCGAGAATATGCACCTTATCGGTAAAATGGTCCGCACTCTTCTTGATGGAGAAATAGAGCCTGCTGTGGATCTCAGCATGAAAGAACAGAAGGCAAGAAGTTCTAGATCATGTGGGCTTATTATCACCCATACAGGTCATATTCTCGACTATATTAACGCGGACCGTGGACAGGTTCTTTACAACGGGCACCTCTGCTGTGAAGCCAGACCTCGCGACATTCTGGAGCATATTCGTCAATATGGTTATCAAGAATGCGTTAAGTGCTTGAAGTAA
- a CDS encoding metal-dependent hydrolase, giving the protein MPGYRIHISGSIVAGLLVLLLLVNIGVYIVEPQQVAVLTVLCVLGALFPDIDTDSKGKRIFYSGMLLLSLSLIYFKEFQWAAYLGILAMLPGVSAHRGWTHTWWAMLVVPMPMLVLPYYIYGQPFPTLLPYYVAFVTGYFSHLLLDREL; this is encoded by the coding sequence ATGCCAGGATATAGAATACATATTAGCGGATCAATTGTTGCTGGATTGTTGGTCCTTTTACTGCTTGTTAATATCGGAGTGTATATTGTCGAACCGCAGCAGGTGGCTGTCTTGACAGTACTGTGTGTTCTTGGTGCACTTTTCCCTGATATTGATACTGATTCAAAAGGTAAGCGGATTTTTTATTCAGGGATGTTGCTGCTTTCGCTTTCATTAATATATTTTAAAGAATTTCAGTGGGCGGCATATCTTGGCATCTTAGCCATGCTTCCTGGAGTAAGTGCGCATCGCGGATGGACGCACACTTGGTGGGCTATGTTGGTAGTTCCAATGCCTATGCTGGTGCTGCCATATTATATTTACGGGCAACCGTTTCCGACTTTACTGCCTTATTATGTGGCATTTGTGACTGGTTATTTCTCACATTTACTACTTGATAGAGAGTTATAA
- the priA gene encoding primosomal protein N' yields MSILWQACLASPPYSIYTYSAPADLPELQEGQRVLVPLGKSIRVAFLIETQLEPPQNVELKSIIWPLEKKPLLNVTHFQLYRNIASRQLQPLGKVLENVVPKRFRSAKLSFKIADKDFPTRLKGVDLARMPVNSRMQLVHIYNEDRMNVCLPTAIEKEEYVSLTSDPPWPVRPNAARQLQVLEYIYENGPREKGFLKRVMGDWTTGIINKLHSDLLLRVGPPPAEERDPAEKCMVSSDDWDFVPTKQQESALLEIETALDSNNMEVKLLHGITGSGKTLVYMTAARKCLERGCSAVILVPEIALAYSLWNSICPLFPDSEKYLYHGYQTPVRKEAIFRAVSGSNNPVLIIGTRSALFLPIQNPGLFIVDEEHDESYKQEERLPYQAKEVAYFLAQKTNSLLILGSATPDLKTFYAAQQGAFSMISMENRVGKSMLPEVRIVDTSKIKNPEQPFAFETEDRLKEVIERGEQAIIMLNRRGFSPLIYCTDCEEPIKCPHCNVSMTYHKGRERLICHYCGNAHSFPLPCPMCGGSHLLPLGGGTERLEEQVAKALPAETKILRMDRDSTRRQEKLEEILKSFARGDAQVLVGTQMLSKGHNFPGVTLVVVSEGDLGLNLPDYRSAERTFQLLVQVSGRAGRGDKPGEVIIQTRNPENPIWSSVSSADYKTFFEHEIEKRRKFKYPPFTKLALIRISYPLSWDGDELCTPFFKQIRESAMKMGLMALGPVPAPLSQLRGRRRFNCLIKSGDWVKTRNLYAEMMRSNPHTKNIRITLDLDPVNML; encoded by the coding sequence ATGTCTATACTCTGGCAGGCTTGCCTAGCCAGCCCTCCTTATTCAATATATACTTATTCAGCTCCTGCTGACCTTCCTGAGCTTCAGGAAGGTCAGCGTGTGCTTGTTCCGCTTGGCAAATCAATCAGAGTTGCCTTTTTAATTGAAACTCAATTGGAACCACCACAGAATGTTGAGTTAAAATCGATAATTTGGCCTCTCGAAAAGAAGCCACTTCTCAACGTTACGCATTTCCAGTTATATAGAAATATTGCTTCCAGACAATTGCAACCGCTTGGTAAAGTTCTGGAAAATGTTGTGCCGAAGCGATTTAGAAGTGCTAAACTATCATTTAAAATAGCAGATAAAGATTTTCCAACACGTTTGAAAGGTGTTGATCTCGCGCGCATGCCGGTTAATTCAAGAATGCAACTTGTTCACATTTATAATGAGGACAGGATGAATGTTTGTTTGCCTACAGCTATTGAAAAAGAAGAATATGTAAGTTTGACGAGTGACCCTCCGTGGCCTGTTCGTCCAAATGCTGCGCGTCAGTTGCAGGTTTTAGAATATATCTATGAAAACGGGCCACGTGAAAAAGGTTTTTTGAAAAGAGTAATGGGCGATTGGACGACCGGGATCATTAATAAGCTCCATTCGGATTTACTTTTGAGAGTAGGGCCCCCGCCTGCCGAAGAACGGGATCCTGCTGAAAAATGTATGGTCAGCTCCGATGATTGGGATTTTGTTCCTACCAAGCAGCAGGAATCTGCTCTTTTAGAAATAGAAACTGCGCTTGACAGTAATAATATGGAGGTAAAACTTCTGCATGGAATCACTGGCAGCGGCAAGACTCTTGTGTACATGACAGCTGCCCGAAAATGTCTGGAACGAGGCTGTTCAGCTGTAATTCTTGTGCCGGAAATAGCTCTTGCATATTCTCTTTGGAACAGTATCTGTCCACTTTTTCCTGATTCAGAAAAATATTTATATCATGGTTATCAGACTCCTGTGCGCAAGGAAGCTATTTTTCGTGCTGTTTCAGGCTCCAATAATCCTGTTTTGATAATCGGAACACGCTCTGCGCTTTTTTTACCGATTCAAAATCCAGGCCTGTTTATTGTGGATGAAGAACACGATGAATCATATAAGCAAGAAGAACGTCTTCCGTATCAAGCAAAAGAAGTCGCATATTTTTTAGCTCAAAAAACAAATAGTTTATTGATTTTAGGTTCTGCAACACCTGATTTAAAGACTTTTTATGCCGCACAGCAAGGGGCTTTCAGCATGATATCTATGGAGAATCGTGTCGGGAAAAGTATGCTGCCGGAAGTGCGGATAGTTGATACAAGTAAAATCAAAAATCCTGAACAACCATTTGCTTTTGAAACTGAGGATAGACTGAAGGAAGTTATTGAGAGAGGCGAGCAGGCAATTATTATGCTGAATCGTCGCGGTTTCTCGCCATTAATTTATTGCACCGATTGCGAAGAGCCGATTAAATGCCCGCATTGTAATGTCAGCATGACTTATCACAAAGGTAGAGAACGGCTTATTTGCCATTATTGCGGGAATGCACATTCTTTTCCACTTCCTTGCCCAATGTGCGGGGGCAGTCATCTGCTTCCGCTTGGTGGTGGAACAGAAAGGCTGGAGGAACAGGTTGCAAAGGCGTTGCCAGCTGAAACAAAGATTTTACGCATGGATAGGGATAGTACCCGCAGACAGGAAAAGCTGGAAGAGATACTTAAGAGTTTCGCCAGAGGAGATGCTCAGGTTCTTGTTGGAACGCAGATGTTATCGAAGGGCCATAACTTCCCAGGAGTTACTCTTGTTGTGGTTTCTGAAGGAGATTTGGGACTAAATCTTCCGGATTATAGGTCCGCGGAACGGACGTTTCAGCTCTTGGTTCAGGTTTCCGGCAGGGCTGGAAGGGGGGATAAACCCGGTGAAGTTATTATCCAAACCAGAAATCCAGAAAATCCGATCTGGAGTTCTGTCAGTTCTGCAGATTATAAAACTTTTTTTGAACATGAAATTGAGAAGCGCCGTAAATTCAAATATCCGCCATTTACTAAATTAGCATTGATTAGGATCAGTTATCCCCTTAGCTGGGATGGAGATGAATTGTGTACTCCATTTTTTAAGCAAATAAGAGAATCTGCTATGAAAATGGGATTGATGGCTTTGGGACCGGTTCCGGCACCGCTTTCTCAGCTTAGAGGTCGCAGGAGGTTTAACTGCCTTATTAAATCTGGAGATTGGGTTAAAACTCGCAATTTATATGCTGAAATGATGAGAAGTAATCCGCATACGAAAAACATACGTATTACACTCGATCTTGATCCTGTTAATATGCTTTAG
- a CDS encoding SufD family Fe-S cluster assembly protein — protein sequence MKKVDLNLYKFSGLEHAAVDDLSTLNAEDKEQLLMAGVDVDAAETSGTFLQVDHSNVHCGSTSKDVEVMDIKSALKKYDGLPEYYFKLIDKNKDDFTKSAAENLHGGYFVRTKKGAKVKAPVQSCLFLKAEQSGQNIHNIIVVEEDSELQIITGCAAAHSTSMGAHFGITEIYVKKNAKVTFTMVHNWGDNVVVRPRTVGVVEEGGVLLNNYVLLKKVKDLQSYPTIYLNGEGAVARFNSVLVAPEGSHIDSGTRIIQNAPSTRGEIISRTITTGGKIIARGHIQGNCAPARGHLECQGLLLGGGIIHAVPELEATVEGVELSHEAAVGKIAQEEIEYLMARGMDEDEATSTIVRGFLNVDDMKLPKKLQLEIDKQIAELDSNNAM from the coding sequence ATGAAAAAAGTCGATCTCAATTTATATAAATTTAGTGGCCTTGAGCATGCTGCCGTAGATGACCTTTCTACTTTAAATGCTGAAGATAAAGAACAGTTGCTTATGGCTGGTGTTGATGTTGATGCTGCTGAAACCAGCGGTACATTTCTGCAGGTTGACCATTCCAACGTTCATTGCGGTTCAACCAGCAAAGACGTTGAGGTTATGGATATCAAAAGTGCTTTGAAAAAATATGACGGACTTCCTGAATATTATTTCAAACTGATTGATAAAAATAAAGATGACTTTACAAAATCAGCTGCTGAAAATCTTCATGGCGGTTACTTTGTACGCACTAAAAAGGGTGCAAAAGTTAAAGCCCCAGTGCAGTCATGTCTGTTCCTTAAAGCGGAGCAGTCAGGGCAGAATATTCACAACATAATTGTTGTAGAAGAAGATTCTGAGCTTCAAATTATTACCGGTTGTGCCGCCGCTCATAGTACGTCTATGGGAGCCCATTTCGGTATTACTGAAATTTATGTTAAGAAAAATGCCAAAGTTACTTTTACAATGGTTCATAACTGGGGTGATAATGTCGTAGTTCGCCCTAGAACTGTAGGCGTGGTTGAAGAAGGAGGAGTCCTTCTTAACAACTATGTTCTGCTCAAAAAAGTTAAAGATCTGCAATCTTATCCTACTATTTATCTTAATGGTGAAGGAGCTGTTGCCCGTTTTAATTCTGTTCTGGTTGCTCCTGAAGGTTCGCATATCGATTCTGGAACACGTATTATTCAGAATGCTCCAAGCACAAGAGGCGAGATTATTTCCCGCACCATAACGACCGGTGGTAAAATTATTGCCCGTGGTCATATTCAGGGGAATTGTGCACCTGCCCGTGGACATCTTGAGTGTCAGGGTTTACTTTTGGGCGGAGGGATTATCCATGCGGTTCCTGAGCTTGAAGCGACTGTAGAAGGTGTTGAACTTTCTCATGAAGCGGCTGTAGGTAAGATTGCCCAAGAAGAGATTGAGTACTTGATGGCACGCGGAATGGATGAGGATGAAGCAACCTCTACCATTGTTCGCGGCTTCTTGAATGTTGATGATATGAAATTACCTAAAAAGCTACAGCTTGAAATTGATAAACAAATTGCAGAGCTAGATTCTAATAACGCTATGTAA
- a CDS encoding STAS domain-containing protein has protein sequence MNSFFESSQIRIAFGIPFDSLDFHELLVAVGELVASGNKHFIFAASFPWILEYGRNPLNRLNEIDIFIAADSTIIGLAEKIGQTIKMPIEYFEFPEQIALICAHYGFSLLHVSSTALKTDILVRDGYVPLSWDLFSNFKISDCLDKKHKDSIISSAISLKPDVILISASPDDLRTFIPEIHKKIPNCLLVCTPKDETKSTLSSRIRNIISPLVLASQESCLLKHTNEACANSIQSSVSYDDKSEQSAIRISGVLSSRVVSDLRRIVINILKTGKNLELDLSTTTAISIKGLEELFYLNRLFKTAEKKPVIRAISPEALTLFHQSGIASFFKNIPGIVDEMETDT, from the coding sequence ATGAATAGCTTCTTCGAATCCAGTCAAATCAGGATTGCTTTTGGAATCCCCTTTGACAGCTTGGACTTCCATGAGCTTTTAGTTGCAGTTGGAGAGCTTGTTGCGTCCGGTAACAAACATTTTATTTTTGCTGCCTCTTTTCCATGGATTTTAGAATACGGACGAAATCCTCTTAATAGACTGAATGAAATCGATATCTTTATTGCTGCGGATTCAACGATAATCGGATTGGCCGAAAAAATTGGGCAAACAATCAAAATGCCCATTGAATACTTCGAGTTTCCAGAACAAATTGCTCTTATTTGCGCTCATTACGGTTTTAGCCTTCTTCATGTTTCCAGCACAGCATTAAAAACCGACATACTTGTTCGCGATGGTTATGTGCCTTTATCGTGGGACTTGTTTAGCAATTTTAAAATTTCAGACTGCTTAGATAAAAAGCATAAAGATTCGATAATTTCCAGTGCAATCAGTTTAAAGCCTGATGTTATTTTAATATCCGCATCACCTGATGATTTAAGGACATTTATCCCTGAAATCCATAAAAAAATTCCAAATTGTTTACTGGTATGCACTCCGAAAGATGAAACAAAATCCACACTGAGTAGCAGAATTAGAAATATAATTTCACCGTTAGTTCTAGCCAGCCAAGAAAGCTGTTTACTAAAACACACGAATGAAGCATGTGCAAATTCAATCCAAAGTTCCGTCAGCTATGATGACAAATCAGAACAGTCTGCTATCAGAATTTCAGGAGTTTTAAGTTCCAGAGTAGTATCAGATCTTCGAAGGATTGTTATAAACATCCTTAAAACAGGTAAGAATCTTGAGCTTGATTTATCCACAACGACGGCTATTTCTATCAAAGGATTAGAAGAATTATTTTATCTGAATCGTCTGTTTAAAACAGCAGAGAAAAAGCCCGTAATTCGAGCAATCTCTCCCGAAGCCCTGACACTTTTTCATCAATCTGGAATAGCTTCATTTTTTAAAAATATACCAGGAATAGTTGATGAGATGGAAACTGACACATAG
- the galU gene encoding UTP--glucose-1-phosphate uridylyltransferase GalU: MVIKKVIVPVAGWGTRSLPATKNIPKEMLPIFRKPVIQHVVEEAMTSGLTDVVFITNQNKKIIEDHFDYNLNLEDVLERAGKDETLEEVRKVAEMVNIISVRQKKQLGLGHAVLCAKEVCKNDPFAVMVGDDLMFGGEPGIKQLIDAARTENMAVVGVIEVPENKVNRYGIIQGEEFAPGMYRVRSLVEKPAIGKAPSRLAIVGRYVLLPEIFDHLENLEPGVGGEIQLTDALQCLAQDNKLLAVKLRGQRFDAGDWVEYLTANIYFALQDEELHDDLVKRLRELLSCS; encoded by the coding sequence ATGGTCATCAAAAAAGTTATTGTTCCGGTTGCGGGTTGGGGTACAAGATCATTACCTGCCACTAAAAATATTCCTAAGGAAATGCTCCCCATTTTTAGAAAACCAGTAATACAGCATGTTGTAGAAGAAGCTATGACCAGTGGGCTTACAGATGTTGTTTTTATTACCAATCAGAATAAAAAAATTATCGAAGATCATTTTGACTATAACTTGAATCTTGAAGATGTTCTTGAACGAGCCGGCAAAGATGAGACTTTAGAAGAAGTCCGAAAGGTAGCTGAAATGGTCAATATTATTTCAGTTCGGCAGAAAAAACAGCTTGGTCTTGGCCACGCGGTTCTGTGTGCTAAAGAAGTGTGTAAAAATGATCCTTTCGCTGTCATGGTTGGTGACGACCTTATGTTCGGTGGTGAGCCCGGTATTAAACAGCTTATTGATGCGGCAAGAACCGAAAATATGGCTGTTGTAGGGGTAATTGAAGTCCCTGAGAATAAGGTTAATCGCTACGGAATTATTCAGGGTGAAGAATTTGCGCCAGGAATGTACAGAGTACGCAGTCTTGTTGAAAAGCCTGCTATTGGTAAAGCTCCTTCCAGACTTGCAATAGTAGGACGATATGTCTTGCTGCCAGAGATTTTTGACCATCTTGAAAATCTTGAACCCGGTGTTGGAGGAGAAATTCAGCTTACTGATGCTTTGCAATGTCTTGCTCAGGATAACAAGCTTCTTGCTGTTAAATTGCGTGGGCAAAGATTTGATGCCGGCGACTGGGTAGAGTACCTTACAGCTAATATTTATTTTGCTCTTCAAGATGAAGAGTTGCATGATGATTTAGTAAAGAGATTGCGGGAGCTCTTGTCTTGTTCGTAA
- a CDS encoding Smr/MutS family protein: MADKRIKSFTDLKSMKFKDNDNNKKNDSQMPKSVQKVLESLNKKKKPVKPEENNSQEEAPLEDEMTFLNAMAGVKKMDSSTIKVERAKPDVSVIPPKDTDSEDLSNLVSGNIDFDLEYSDEFMFGHVCGIDSKIFQKLKSGAYSYEAHIDLHGMTAEQAFDNLMFFIRESFLQGHRCLLAVTGKGKNSPGGFPILKREIYDWLTRDPFRRVVLAFCTAQPKDGGSGAIYILLRKQKKIKGKVKWDKGINWNE, translated from the coding sequence ATGGCCGATAAAAGAATAAAATCGTTTACAGACTTAAAATCTATGAAGTTTAAAGATAACGATAACAATAAAAAAAATGATTCCCAAATGCCTAAATCTGTTCAAAAGGTTCTTGAATCACTAAATAAAAAAAAGAAACCCGTTAAGCCGGAAGAAAATAATTCTCAAGAAGAAGCACCTCTTGAAGATGAAATGACTTTTTTAAATGCCATGGCTGGTGTAAAGAAAATGGACAGCTCAACTATAAAAGTTGAGCGTGCTAAGCCGGATGTCTCAGTCATCCCCCCTAAAGATACAGACTCTGAAGATTTAAGCAATCTGGTTTCAGGTAATATTGATTTTGATTTGGAATATTCAGACGAATTCATGTTCGGACATGTTTGCGGAATTGATTCAAAAATATTTCAAAAACTGAAATCAGGCGCATACAGCTATGAGGCGCATATAGATCTTCATGGTATGACGGCCGAACAAGCTTTCGATAATCTCATGTTTTTTATCAGAGAGTCATTTCTTCAAGGCCACAGATGCCTGCTTGCAGTTACCGGTAAAGGCAAAAACTCTCCAGGCGGTTTCCCAATTTTAAAAAGAGAAATTTATGACTGGCTAACGCGTGATCCTTTCAGGAGAGTTGTTTTAGCTTTTTGTACGGCGCAGCCTAAAGACGGAGGTTCAGGAGCTATATATATTCTATTGCGGAAGCAAAAAAAAATTAAAGGAAAAGTAAAGTGGGATAAAGGAATCAATTGGAATGAATAG
- a CDS encoding glycosyltransferase: MNQNVCFFNSNKAWGGGEKWNHHFSLLLRDKGYRVFVVTNHDSELKKRLENESGVTIHSESIGNLSFLNPTIMLRLKSFFQQNDIKTVITALPSDIKSGGFAAKCAGVSKIIYRRGIAVPVKNSFLNRMIYSKVVDRLIVNSLETKRTVLANNKNLINESKIRLINNGFDVAEFDKQSSKQLHSTHGNEIIIGNAARLTGQKGQKYLIEAAEILKNKGFNFRILIAGKGEMEEELKDYSAKHGVTDVIDFVGFVKDMKSFYTYLDIFCLPSLWEGFGYALVEAMTLEKPVVGFEISSNPEVVKNGVTGILVPSENSLQLAKALEKLILDKELRNKMGKEGRERVLNKFNTPLVLGKLIDLIEE; the protein is encoded by the coding sequence GTGAATCAAAACGTTTGTTTTTTTAATAGTAATAAAGCGTGGGGCGGCGGGGAAAAATGGAATCATCATTTTTCCTTGCTCCTGCGAGATAAAGGATACCGAGTTTTCGTGGTTACTAACCATGACTCAGAACTCAAAAAACGATTGGAAAACGAGTCTGGAGTAACTATTCATAGCGAATCCATTGGCAATCTTTCCTTTCTAAATCCAACCATAATGCTACGCCTTAAATCTTTTTTCCAGCAAAATGACATCAAAACTGTCATTACCGCCCTACCATCAGACATTAAAAGCGGCGGTTTTGCGGCCAAGTGTGCAGGCGTTTCCAAGATTATTTACCGTCGTGGTATTGCTGTTCCAGTCAAAAACAGTTTTCTTAACAGAATGATATATTCAAAGGTTGTTGACCGGTTAATAGTAAATTCTCTTGAAACAAAACGGACGGTCCTTGCCAATAACAAAAACCTTATTAACGAATCAAAAATCAGATTAATCAATAACGGGTTTGACGTTGCCGAATTTGATAAGCAATCAAGTAAGCAACTGCATTCTACACATGGTAATGAAATAATTATCGGAAATGCGGCAAGACTGACGGGCCAAAAAGGACAAAAATATCTGATTGAAGCAGCCGAAATTCTAAAAAATAAAGGGTTTAATTTTCGCATTCTGATCGCTGGAAAAGGCGAAATGGAAGAGGAACTGAAGGATTATTCCGCGAAACATGGTGTAACTGATGTTATCGATTTTGTAGGCTTTGTTAAGGATATGAAATCATTTTATACTTATCTGGATATTTTCTGCCTGCCATCACTATGGGAAGGATTCGGTTACGCTCTTGTTGAAGCAATGACGCTTGAAAAGCCCGTTGTAGGCTTTGAAATAAGCTCAAATCCGGAAGTAGTTAAAAACGGAGTGACAGGCATTTTAGTGCCATCTGAAAATTCATTACAATTGGCTAAGGCTCTTGAAAAGCTTATTTTAGATAAAGAATTGCGCAATAAAATGGGTAAAGAGGGTAGAGAAAGAGTCTTAAACAAATTCAATACGCCGCTTGTTTTAGGAAAATTAATTGACTTGATTGAAGAATAA